A single genomic interval of Helianthus annuus cultivar XRQ/B chromosome 6, HanXRQr2.0-SUNRISE, whole genome shotgun sequence harbors:
- the LOC110893231 gene encoding uncharacterized protein LOC110893231 codes for MGKFSKSETNKKETHVESSGDNKRLFSNLKKGTQVIHDHSNANKRREANPPRGMKAYGATNKASGKVYLRTKPRCDECKFHHEGRCLIPKCDRCGKEGHSRDACWARYPNRGGTDSYNQGGNNNCRVPGCFNCGDVGHFRKDCPKKNQARKRLHDQSL; via the coding sequence ATGGGAAAGTTTTCGAAATCTGAGAcaaacaagaaagagactcacgtggagtcTTCGGGCgataacaaaagattgttttcaaaTCTGAAGAAAGGCACTCAAGTAATTCATGACCactcaaatgcaaacaaaagaaGGGAAGCAAACCCGCCGCGTGGCATGAAAGCTTATGGAGCCACTAATAAGGCCAGTGGAAAGGTTTATCTGCGGACTAAGCCGAGATGTGACGAATGCAAGTTTCACCATGAAGGTCGATGCCTGATACCTAAGTGTGACAGATGTGGAAAAGAGGGACACAGCAGAGATGCCTGTTGGGCAAGATACCCCAACCGAGGAGGAACCGATAGCTACAACCAAGGCGGAAACAACAATTGTAGAGTTCCAggttgcttcaattgtggtgacgTGGGGCACTTTAGAAAAGATTGCCCCAAGAAGAACCAAGCGAGGAAGAGACTTCACGATCAGAGCTtgtga